In Quercus robur chromosome 11, dhQueRobu3.1, whole genome shotgun sequence, the following proteins share a genomic window:
- the LOC126705867 gene encoding uncharacterized protein LOC126705867 — protein sequence MCLQLECIRLYLMTRFQANREMITKVESELCPKIRKRLYKEKLACSKWIACWAGRMKFEVKNGLESFIVDLEEKKCSCRRWDIVGIPCCHAISCIFFNREDAEKYVNACYKRTTYIDCYEPIIEPINGQNMWGPTGLPPVQPPIKRRPPGRPKKKRALEPDEPRSHRKKRGLGISKQCKLCGKLGHNKRSCKGEVGGNSSLPGSASQASGTTRRAAKDAQPTVHRAQPSSNDDVTTSAPPTPTDNQSNRRPKKQRKRSAVTTETLNATGNAARYMAAMRSAKR from the exons atgTGCTTGCAGCTTGAGTGTATTAGGCTATATCTGATGACTAGATTTCAAGCAAACAGAGAAATGATTACGAAGGTGGAATCTGAGTTGTGTCCTAAGATAAGGAAGAGGCTGTACAAGGAGAAGTTGGCATGCAGCAAGTGGATAGCATGTTGGGCTGGTCGTATGAAGTTTGAAGTGAAGAATGGGCTTGAGAGTTTCATTGTGGACTTGGAAGAGAAGAAATGCAGCTGTAGGAGGTGGGACATAGTTGGCATACCATGTTGCCATGCCATTTCTTGCATATTTTTCAACAGAGAAGATGCTGAAAAGTATGTCAATGCTTGCTACAAAAGGACTACCTACATTGATTGCTATGAACCCATTATAGAGCCCATCAATGGCCAGAATATGTGGGGTCCTACTGGACTGCCACCTGTGCAACCCCCTATCAAGAGGAGACCTCCTGGCAGGCCTAAGAAGAAGAGGGCACTGGAGCCTGATGAACCTAGAAGTCACAGAAAAAAAAGAGGCCTAGGCATCTCAAAACAATGCAAGTTATGTGGGAAATTAGGACACAACAAGAGGAGCTGCAAGGGAGAAGTAGGAGGGAACTCCTCCTTGCCTGGTAGTGCATCCCAAGCCAGTGGGACCACTAGAAGG GCAGCCAAGGATGCTCAGCCAACAGTACACAGGGCACAACCAAGCTCTAATGATGATGTGACCACAAGTGCACCTCCAACCCCCACTGATAACCAGTCCAATCGAAGACCAAAAAAACAGAGGAAGAGAAGTGCAGTCACTACTGAAACCTTGAATGCAACTGGGAATGCAGCAAGATATATGGCAGCAATGAGATCTGCTAAAAGATAG
- the LOC126706692 gene encoding wall-associated receptor kinase-like 3 isoform X1, translating to MGMTVGMVFLLWSMNVFIKAVGLGNSSCSGAAAVCGKVTIPYPFGIEPGCFIDDSFAIDCNNTLGSPKPFLRRLDLEVLDISLEGTLRVNYPMSWWCPKSGTKNATKSAANVNLASSPFFFSKSRNIFIAMGCGNMALFKSSDGTIGGCMSVCKKDTIQTDNSSCNGIDCCKTTIPLDLNVFTAGVSGKFGNFTSAKDCNYGSMVDQKWFEENLTNHFEVRKMSQVPVVLNWEINESLSSLVKETNSSHSTCQFANGSSLLGNMSTTFKCTCDSGFEGNPYLVDGCQDIDECTNLELCNFYDLRYHCVNVPGRYYCDPVLDHKSRNKIIIIGISTGIGLLFLFIGGWWSYKVVKKRKNIKRKEKFFKRNGGLLLQKQLSSSEVTVEKTTKLFNSKDLEKATDNFNVNRILGQGGQGTVYKGMLIDGKIVAVKKSKVIDEGKLEEFINEVVILSQINHRNVVKLLGCCLETEVPLLVYEFIPNGTLSQYLYEQNEEFLVTWNIRLRIATEVAGALFYLHLAASTPIYHRDIKTTNILLDDKYRAKVADFGTSRSIAVDQTHLTTVVHGTFGYLDPEYLQSSQFTEKSDVYSFGVVLVELLTGEKAISSTRTKECRSLATYFIHSMEENKLFDIIDAQVMKDAIQEEIIVVANLAKMCLNINGKKRPTMKEVAMQLEAVQTLQKTPNVQQNHEEFEYPRTEMYKQWDVISTSTMSGVDSGVGSSPGSRPLLSF from the exons atgggaatGACGGTGGGAATGGTGTTTTTATTGTGGTCAATGAATGTATTTATAAAAGCAGTGGGTTTGGGAAACAGTTCATGTAGTGGAGCAGCAGCAGTTTGTGGGAAAGTTACAATTCCATACCCTTTTGGAATTGAACCTGGTTGCTTCATTGACGATTCGTTTGCGATAGATTGCAACAACACTCTTGGCTCTCCCAAGCCTTTCTTGAGAAGATTAGATCTGGAGGTGCTGGACATTTCATTAGAGGGCACACTTCGCGTCAACTATCCTATGTCATGGTGGTGTCCTAAGAGTGGGACTAAGAATGCGACTAAGAGCGCAGCAAATGTGAACTTAGCATCaagtcccttttttttctcaaaatcgagaaACATATTCATTGCCATGGGTTGTGGCAACATGGCTCTTTTTAAATCCAGTGATGGCACAATTGGTGGGTGCATGTCCGTTTGTAAGAAAGACACCATACAGACAGATAACAGCAGCTGCAATGGCATCGACTGTTGCAAAACCACAATCCCTTTAGATCTCAATGTGTTTACCGCAGGTGTATCGGGAAAGTTCGGAAATTTTACAAGTGCCAAAGATTGCAATTATGGCTCCATGGTAGATCAGAAGTGGTTCGAGGAAAATTTAACAAACCACTTTGAAGTCCGAAAAATGTCTCAAGTTCCTGTGGTATTAAATTGGGAAATAAATGAATCCTTATCTTCTCTTGTAAAGGAAACTAATTCATCTCACTCAACCTGTCAGTTTGCAAATGGTTCTTCGTTATTGGGTAATATGAGTACGACTTTTAAATGTACTTGCGACTCCGGCTTTGAAGGAAATCCCTATCTTGTTGATGGATGTCAAG ATATTGACGAATGCACAAATCTCGAATTATGCAATTTTTACGATCTTCGATATCACTGTGTAAATGTTCCTGGGCGATACTATTGTGATCCAGTTTTAGATCACAAGTCTCGCAACAAAATTATCATAATAG GTATTAGCACAGGCATTGggctattatttttgtttattggtGGATGGTGGTCATacaaagtggtaaaaaaaaggaagaatattAAGCGCAAGGAGAAGTTCTTCAAACGAAATGGTGGTTTATTATTACAAAAACAATTGTCTTCAAGTGAAGTGACTGTTGAGAAAACCACCAAATTGTTTAATTCAAAGGATTTGGAAAAGGCCACTGACAATTTTAATGTGAATAGAATTCTTGGTCAAGGAGGACAAGGCACTGTTTATAAAGGTATGTTAATAGATGGGAAaattgttgcagttaaaaagtcAAAGGTAATTGATGAAGGAAAACTTGAAGAATTCATTAATGAAGTTGTCATTCTTTCACAAATTAACCATAGGAATGTGGTTAAACTACTTGGTTGTTGTTTGGAGACAGAAGTTCCTCTGCTAGTTTATGAATTCATTCCTAATGGAACTCTATCCCAATATCTCTATGAACAAAATGAGGAGTTTCTAGTAACATGGAATATCCGCTTACGAATTGCTACAGAAGTTGCAGGAGCTCTTTTCTACTTACACTTAGCAGCTTCTACACCCATTTACCATCGAGACATTAAGACTACAAACATTCTCTTAGATGATAAGTATAGAGCAAAAGTAGCAGATTTTGGGACTTCAAGATCCATTGCTGTTGATCAAACTCACCTAACCACTGTAGTACATGGCACTTTTGGATATTTGGACCCTGAGTATTTACAATCAAGTCAATTTACAGAAAAGAGTGACGTTTATAGTTTTGGTGTTGTCCTTGTTGAGCTCTTAACTGGAGAAAAAGCGATTTCTTCTACAAGGACAAAAGAATGCAGAAGTTTAGCCACGTATTTCATTCATTCAATGGAGGAGAacaaattgtttgatattatcGATGCTCAAGTTATGAAGGATGCTATACAAGAAGAAATCATAGTAGTTGCAAACCTTGCAAAAATGTGCTTGAATATAAACGGGAAGAAACGACCTACAATGAAAGAAGTTGCAATGCAATTGGAGGCAGTCCAAACATTGCAAAAAACTCCTAACGTTCAACAAAACCATGAAGAGTTTGAATATCCCAGAACTGAAATGTACAAGCAATGGGATGTCATTTCTACATCAACAATGTCAGGTGTGGACAGTGGTGTAGGCTCATCTCCAGGCTCCCGCCCACTGTTATCTTTTTGA
- the LOC126706692 gene encoding wall-associated receptor kinase-like 1 isoform X2: MGMTVGMVFLLWSMNVFIKAVGLGNSSCSGAAAVCGKVTIPYPFGIEPGCFIDDSFAIDCNNTLGSPKPFLRRLDLEVLDISLEGTLRVNYPMSWWCPKSGTKNATKSAANVNLASSPFFFSKSRNIFIAMGCGNMALFKSSDGTIGGCMSVCKKDTIQTDNSSCNGIDCCKTTIPLDLNVFTAGVSGKFGNFTSAKDCNYGSMVDQKWFEENLTNHFEVRKMSQVPVVLNWEINESLSSLVKETNSSHSTCQFANGSSLLGNMSTTFKCTCDSGFEGNPYLVDGCQGISTGIGLLFLFIGGWWSYKVVKKRKNIKRKEKFFKRNGGLLLQKQLSSSEVTVEKTTKLFNSKDLEKATDNFNVNRILGQGGQGTVYKGMLIDGKIVAVKKSKVIDEGKLEEFINEVVILSQINHRNVVKLLGCCLETEVPLLVYEFIPNGTLSQYLYEQNEEFLVTWNIRLRIATEVAGALFYLHLAASTPIYHRDIKTTNILLDDKYRAKVADFGTSRSIAVDQTHLTTVVHGTFGYLDPEYLQSSQFTEKSDVYSFGVVLVELLTGEKAISSTRTKECRSLATYFIHSMEENKLFDIIDAQVMKDAIQEEIIVVANLAKMCLNINGKKRPTMKEVAMQLEAVQTLQKTPNVQQNHEEFEYPRTEMYKQWDVISTSTMSGVDSGVGSSPGSRPLLSF, translated from the exons atgggaatGACGGTGGGAATGGTGTTTTTATTGTGGTCAATGAATGTATTTATAAAAGCAGTGGGTTTGGGAAACAGTTCATGTAGTGGAGCAGCAGCAGTTTGTGGGAAAGTTACAATTCCATACCCTTTTGGAATTGAACCTGGTTGCTTCATTGACGATTCGTTTGCGATAGATTGCAACAACACTCTTGGCTCTCCCAAGCCTTTCTTGAGAAGATTAGATCTGGAGGTGCTGGACATTTCATTAGAGGGCACACTTCGCGTCAACTATCCTATGTCATGGTGGTGTCCTAAGAGTGGGACTAAGAATGCGACTAAGAGCGCAGCAAATGTGAACTTAGCATCaagtcccttttttttctcaaaatcgagaaACATATTCATTGCCATGGGTTGTGGCAACATGGCTCTTTTTAAATCCAGTGATGGCACAATTGGTGGGTGCATGTCCGTTTGTAAGAAAGACACCATACAGACAGATAACAGCAGCTGCAATGGCATCGACTGTTGCAAAACCACAATCCCTTTAGATCTCAATGTGTTTACCGCAGGTGTATCGGGAAAGTTCGGAAATTTTACAAGTGCCAAAGATTGCAATTATGGCTCCATGGTAGATCAGAAGTGGTTCGAGGAAAATTTAACAAACCACTTTGAAGTCCGAAAAATGTCTCAAGTTCCTGTGGTATTAAATTGGGAAATAAATGAATCCTTATCTTCTCTTGTAAAGGAAACTAATTCATCTCACTCAACCTGTCAGTTTGCAAATGGTTCTTCGTTATTGGGTAATATGAGTACGACTTTTAAATGTACTTGCGACTCCGGCTTTGAAGGAAATCCCTATCTTGTTGATGGATGTCAAG GTATTAGCACAGGCATTGggctattatttttgtttattggtGGATGGTGGTCATacaaagtggtaaaaaaaaggaagaatattAAGCGCAAGGAGAAGTTCTTCAAACGAAATGGTGGTTTATTATTACAAAAACAATTGTCTTCAAGTGAAGTGACTGTTGAGAAAACCACCAAATTGTTTAATTCAAAGGATTTGGAAAAGGCCACTGACAATTTTAATGTGAATAGAATTCTTGGTCAAGGAGGACAAGGCACTGTTTATAAAGGTATGTTAATAGATGGGAAaattgttgcagttaaaaagtcAAAGGTAATTGATGAAGGAAAACTTGAAGAATTCATTAATGAAGTTGTCATTCTTTCACAAATTAACCATAGGAATGTGGTTAAACTACTTGGTTGTTGTTTGGAGACAGAAGTTCCTCTGCTAGTTTATGAATTCATTCCTAATGGAACTCTATCCCAATATCTCTATGAACAAAATGAGGAGTTTCTAGTAACATGGAATATCCGCTTACGAATTGCTACAGAAGTTGCAGGAGCTCTTTTCTACTTACACTTAGCAGCTTCTACACCCATTTACCATCGAGACATTAAGACTACAAACATTCTCTTAGATGATAAGTATAGAGCAAAAGTAGCAGATTTTGGGACTTCAAGATCCATTGCTGTTGATCAAACTCACCTAACCACTGTAGTACATGGCACTTTTGGATATTTGGACCCTGAGTATTTACAATCAAGTCAATTTACAGAAAAGAGTGACGTTTATAGTTTTGGTGTTGTCCTTGTTGAGCTCTTAACTGGAGAAAAAGCGATTTCTTCTACAAGGACAAAAGAATGCAGAAGTTTAGCCACGTATTTCATTCATTCAATGGAGGAGAacaaattgtttgatattatcGATGCTCAAGTTATGAAGGATGCTATACAAGAAGAAATCATAGTAGTTGCAAACCTTGCAAAAATGTGCTTGAATATAAACGGGAAGAAACGACCTACAATGAAAGAAGTTGCAATGCAATTGGAGGCAGTCCAAACATTGCAAAAAACTCCTAACGTTCAACAAAACCATGAAGAGTTTGAATATCCCAGAACTGAAATGTACAAGCAATGGGATGTCATTTCTACATCAACAATGTCAGGTGTGGACAGTGGTGTAGGCTCATCTCCAGGCTCCCGCCCACTGTTATCTTTTTGA